A single region of the Marinobacter nanhaiticus D15-8W genome encodes:
- the gspL gene encoding type II secretion system protein GspL, with product MSYRLYMQPVPPFGALHGDIEGQRFNWTLIDASGVFQAGGQGDDREVVEQTLTQNDLDHVRLVGLVPGDEALFCFAEIPAKQARYVRQALPFAVEEQIAQDIDSVHLALGERSEQGFRVAAIDRQRTAIWHELFDAVQGADLDSLYPDAALLPVNECRWCICLLGEDTLVAGSRGEWFRMDTANLGIFSHTLASPDENEVVAEISVALYGSEADFETYAGVVSELQQQERLKITKEALEMTPLELLAHSHHNLLCSPINLCQGQFEAVDRSGGLWRLWRPAAVIAGIWFLLQVGVEVGLGYYHLQEARQLEQQAMSIYRGVFPNDRQATPQNVRRVLEGQLRLARQQGPQADFLSLLSQAGAEYDRLGGGQNVQFDSVNYSRQRGELVVELRADSYDRLSSLRSAIGDRGLEARIGSVVNDASGARARLTVSGGAGS from the coding sequence ATGTCCTATCGACTCTACATGCAGCCGGTGCCGCCTTTCGGCGCACTGCACGGCGATATCGAGGGTCAGCGCTTCAACTGGACGCTGATCGACGCCAGCGGCGTGTTCCAGGCTGGCGGGCAGGGCGACGACCGGGAGGTTGTCGAACAGACCCTGACGCAGAACGATCTCGACCATGTGCGGCTGGTTGGACTGGTGCCCGGCGACGAGGCGCTTTTCTGCTTTGCCGAGATTCCGGCCAAGCAGGCGCGCTACGTGCGTCAGGCGCTGCCGTTTGCGGTGGAGGAGCAGATCGCCCAGGACATCGACTCGGTTCACCTGGCGCTGGGTGAACGCTCCGAGCAGGGGTTCCGGGTTGCCGCGATCGACCGTCAGCGCACGGCCATCTGGCATGAGCTGTTCGATGCGGTCCAGGGGGCGGATCTGGACTCTCTGTATCCCGACGCTGCATTGTTACCGGTCAATGAGTGTCGCTGGTGCATCTGCCTGCTTGGGGAAGACACGCTCGTCGCTGGATCTCGCGGCGAATGGTTCCGCATGGACACCGCGAACCTCGGCATCTTCTCGCATACGCTGGCGTCGCCGGATGAAAACGAAGTGGTCGCGGAAATCAGCGTCGCCCTCTATGGCAGCGAAGCCGACTTCGAAACCTATGCTGGCGTCGTTAGCGAGCTTCAACAACAGGAGCGCCTAAAGATCACCAAGGAGGCGCTGGAGATGACGCCGCTCGAGCTGCTGGCGCATTCCCACCACAACCTGCTGTGTTCGCCGATCAACCTGTGTCAGGGCCAGTTCGAGGCAGTGGATCGCAGTGGCGGCCTTTGGCGTTTATGGCGGCCGGCCGCGGTCATTGCCGGTATCTGGTTCCTGCTGCAGGTGGGTGTCGAAGTTGGGCTGGGCTACTATCATTTGCAGGAGGCCCGGCAACTGGAACAACAGGCCATGTCCATCTATCGAGGCGTTTTTCCCAACGATCGGCAGGCAACGCCGCAGAACGTTCGTCGGGTGCTCGAAGGCCAACTCCGGCTGGCGCGGCAGCAGGGGCCGCAGGCGGATTTCCTGTCGCTACTGAGCCAGGCAGGAGCGGAGTACGACCGTCTAGGCGGCGGGCAGAATGTCCAGTTCGATTCGGTCAACTACAGTCGTCAACGTGGAGAACTTGTGGTGGAACTGCGTGCGGACAGCTACGATCGGCTAAGCTCGTTACGGAGTGCGATCGGCGATCGCGGCCTGGAAGCGCGGATCGGCTCTGTGGTCAATGACGCCAGTGGCGCCCGGGCAAGGTTGACGGTGAGCGGAGGTGCCGGCTCATGA
- the gspM gene encoding type II secretion system protein GspM: MMQQLRKNPSVQKLITQYDHLPRRDQLALQVMAVAIVLFLLYFLIWRPATGFNADALDERQSAADLLAWMQQNEGEIRNLAASSENAGVASQITDTRSLMATVTSSASEAGLSLQRFEPSGESGMRVWIEDAAFNQVARWLENLTQQYGIVVDQASIDREDDPGIVSVRLSLEI; the protein is encoded by the coding sequence ATGATGCAGCAGCTTCGTAAGAATCCATCGGTCCAGAAGCTCATCACCCAGTACGATCACCTGCCCAGACGGGACCAGCTTGCGTTACAGGTGATGGCGGTCGCAATAGTCCTGTTCCTGCTGTATTTCCTGATCTGGCGGCCGGCAACCGGTTTCAATGCCGATGCCCTGGATGAGCGCCAGTCCGCAGCCGACCTCTTGGCCTGGATGCAGCAGAACGAAGGCGAAATTCGTAACCTGGCAGCTTCAAGCGAGAACGCCGGGGTGGCTTCGCAGATTACGGACACGCGCTCGCTGATGGCGACGGTGACCAGTAGCGCCAGCGAGGCAGGCCTGTCCCTGCAGCGTTTCGAGCCGAGTGGTGAGAGTGGTATGCGGGTCTGGATCGAAGACGCGGCCTTCAACCAGGTGGCCCGCTGGCTGGAAAACCTCACCCAGCAATACGGTATAGTCGTCGACCAGGCGTCGATTGATCGCGAGGACGACCCTGGGATCGTGAGTGTGAGGCTATCCCTTGAGATTTAA
- a CDS encoding GNAT family N-acetyltransferase — MISGNVENDTANAEPVVVRLDSSALNEAKSILYKAYRHEPTFHYLFEHQRAGYDQRVRATVRELISLYFELDQDAIGLMLGDTLVAVAFLGDPELRLNLAQQFSWRIRMMLTAGFSATRRYIDYHEQIRARLPEQGTHQLPLMGVHPKYQNRGYGRILLEAVERLCEDNPRGQGLVLDTGNSRYLQFYESLGFRNLGEVEMGELREYILYRDVSTPLEAATK, encoded by the coding sequence ATGATCTCTGGCAATGTCGAAAACGATACTGCGAACGCTGAACCGGTTGTTGTTCGCCTGGATAGCAGCGCTCTCAACGAAGCTAAGTCGATCCTCTATAAAGCCTACCGGCACGAGCCCACTTTCCATTATCTCTTTGAGCACCAGCGAGCGGGGTACGACCAGCGCGTGCGGGCTACGGTACGGGAGCTCATCAGCCTCTACTTCGAGTTGGATCAGGACGCGATCGGCCTGATGCTCGGCGATACCCTGGTGGCGGTCGCCTTCCTGGGCGACCCCGAACTACGACTGAACCTGGCGCAACAGTTTTCCTGGCGTATCCGCATGATGCTGACCGCCGGTTTCTCCGCCACCCGCCGCTATATCGACTATCACGAACAGATCCGCGCCCGGTTGCCCGAGCAGGGCACGCACCAGTTGCCGCTGATGGGTGTCCACCCCAAGTACCAGAACCGGGGCTACGGTCGGATCCTCCTCGAAGCCGTGGAGCGGCTGTGCGAAGATAACCCTCGCGGCCAGGGTCTGGTCCTGGATACGGGCAACAGCCGTTACCTGCAATTCTACGAATCCCTCGGCTTCCGTAATCTCGGTGAAGTTGAAATGGGGGAGTTGCGGGAATACATCCTCTATCGCGATGTTTCTACGCCGCTCGAAGCAGCGACGAAGTAA
- the gorA gene encoding glutathione-disulfide reductase — MSDKFEFDLVVIGAGSGGVRLARMSAQRGARVAVVESRYLGGTCVNVGCVPKKLFVYGSHIGEDIEDGAGYGWSVPRDQVKFDWPTLVANKNTEIHRLNGIYQRLLENTGVTIIEGTAHIDDPHTVVVGDRKISTGHITVATGSWPVIPDIPGKEHLVTSNDMFYLPQLPNEAVVWGGGYIGVEFAGILAGLGVKTTLVYRGDLFLRGFDDDIREFVAGELRKKGIDLRFGTTIQAIKPEGSQYNLELSDGSVLEAGLVMAATGRRALVDGLGLDALGVEMTPSGHIEVDDHFQTAVPSITALGDVIGTPQLTPVALGQAMVLSRRLFGDGEGVMDYAAIPTAVFCQPNIGTVGPTETVALAEYGRLRIYRSEFKPMKHTLSGREERCLMKLIVDDASDKVVAAHMVGPDAGEILQGLAVAIKAGATKAVFDSTVGIHPTSAEEFVTMREPERTVG, encoded by the coding sequence GTGTCGGATAAGTTCGAATTTGACCTGGTCGTTATAGGCGCCGGTTCCGGTGGGGTACGCCTGGCGCGGATGTCCGCCCAGAGGGGCGCACGGGTCGCTGTCGTTGAATCACGCTACCTGGGGGGTACTTGCGTCAACGTGGGTTGCGTGCCGAAGAAACTCTTTGTCTACGGTTCCCACATCGGTGAAGACATCGAAGACGGCGCGGGCTACGGCTGGAGTGTCCCCCGCGACCAGGTAAAGTTCGACTGGCCCACCCTGGTGGCCAACAAGAACACAGAGATTCACCGGCTCAACGGGATCTATCAGCGGCTGCTGGAGAACACCGGCGTCACCATTATAGAGGGTACGGCCCATATCGACGATCCGCATACCGTCGTGGTTGGGGACCGGAAGATTTCGACAGGCCACATCACTGTCGCCACAGGGAGTTGGCCAGTCATACCGGATATTCCCGGCAAGGAGCATCTCGTCACATCCAACGACATGTTCTACCTGCCGCAATTGCCCAATGAGGCTGTCGTCTGGGGCGGAGGCTACATTGGCGTGGAGTTCGCGGGCATCCTGGCTGGACTCGGTGTGAAAACCACCCTGGTCTACCGGGGAGATCTCTTCCTGCGTGGTTTCGATGATGACATTCGCGAATTCGTCGCCGGCGAGTTGCGCAAGAAAGGTATCGATCTACGCTTTGGCACGACTATCCAGGCGATCAAACCGGAAGGTTCCCAGTACAACCTGGAGCTTAGCGACGGCTCGGTCCTGGAAGCAGGGCTGGTCATGGCAGCGACGGGGCGTCGGGCGCTGGTGGACGGCCTGGGCCTCGACGCGCTTGGTGTTGAAATGACCCCATCAGGGCACATCGAAGTCGACGATCATTTCCAGACGGCGGTACCATCGATCACCGCGCTGGGGGACGTCATTGGAACACCGCAGCTCACGCCGGTAGCGCTGGGGCAGGCCATGGTGTTGTCACGGAGGCTATTCGGTGACGGCGAGGGAGTCATGGACTATGCTGCGATCCCAACCGCTGTATTCTGTCAGCCGAATATCGGCACCGTGGGGCCAACGGAAACCGTCGCCCTTGCCGAGTACGGTCGTCTGCGCATCTACAGGTCCGAGTTCAAACCGATGAAACACACGCTTTCAGGCCGTGAGGAGCGTTGCCTGATGAAGCTCATCGTTGACGATGCCAGCGACAAGGTGGTGGCTGCCCACATGGTGGGCCCGGACGCGGGTGAGATACTGCAGGGGCTGGCTGTTGCCATCAAGGCTGGTGCCACGAAGGCGGTGTTCGATAGTACGGTGGGCATTCATCCCACCTCGGCGGAAGAGTTCGTCACCATGCGCGAACCCGAACGGACCGTCGGTTAA
- a CDS encoding ATP-binding protein, producing the protein MIRRKRPLNRQLLLLGTVPAILMFFVLLVFFTSVRLDDVRRDLFRSTQVVADNLAPAVEYAVVSGNREALQQILDRTLKRSEVAWIRVRDVTDESVGMASRNNVSPESDNFFVFHAEILQQPLALENDNQLDWFEPGLSSYSGALRIGSVEVAVSSSRLTAQRQEIIFTSFAVAVSVLIVTLLIINQIAHRISRPIQNLTANVKKLIDGRYEAPEKSSHVAEEISELEHNLGALASHLSQLRASRERTLEASEQARERAESASRAKSEFLAMMSHELRTPLNGVLGMLELVADEPMSERQKDYMQTARRATEDLLTVISDILDYSRVERGTLVLEHRSFGLRQLIENCIATHRHECEVKGLELEARFSQNWPREGRVRGDAGRLRQVLAGLLDNAIKFTEEGHISVRCEWLEVEGESIYLSCEVRDSGSGIPAEYISGIFNSFEQVDSSSSRRYGGTGMGLALVQRLIELMGGHIRVDTDLGTGSAFYFELPFSAAESEGSSVPLATDAPSQGLGSGETLNPAPRTDLQETPLALVVEDNEVNQRVACALLRRFGFKTISAENGEVAVNLVTEGRHTYNLILMDCQMPVMDGYEAVRCIRAWESAQEREPLPIIALTADALPGTDHACRSAGMNDYLAKPVRKDKLRNVINRWMPMPDTGMDAE; encoded by the coding sequence ATGATTAGGCGAAAACGCCCGCTAAATCGGCAACTGCTGTTACTGGGGACTGTGCCCGCAATCCTCATGTTTTTTGTGTTGCTTGTGTTCTTCACCTCCGTCCGGCTGGATGATGTGAGACGCGACCTGTTCCGATCGACCCAGGTGGTCGCCGACAACCTGGCACCTGCGGTGGAGTATGCGGTCGTTTCCGGCAATCGCGAGGCGCTGCAGCAGATTCTCGATCGCACCCTCAAGCGTAGCGAAGTGGCGTGGATCCGTGTGCGCGATGTTACCGACGAGTCAGTAGGTATGGCGTCCCGTAACAACGTATCGCCGGAAAGCGACAATTTTTTCGTGTTCCACGCGGAAATCCTGCAACAACCGCTGGCCCTGGAAAACGATAACCAGTTGGATTGGTTCGAACCAGGGTTGTCCAGTTACTCCGGCGCCCTGCGCATTGGCTCGGTAGAGGTTGCCGTATCGAGTTCGCGGCTGACCGCGCAACGCCAGGAAATTATATTCACCTCCTTTGCGGTGGCTGTTTCGGTATTGATCGTCACGCTTTTGATCATTAACCAAATAGCCCACCGGATCTCGCGCCCGATCCAGAACCTCACTGCCAACGTCAAGAAGCTGATTGATGGCCGCTACGAGGCGCCGGAAAAGTCGTCCCATGTCGCCGAGGAAATCAGCGAACTGGAGCACAACCTCGGCGCACTTGCCTCCCATCTTTCCCAGTTACGTGCGTCCCGCGAGCGGACACTCGAGGCCTCCGAGCAAGCGCGGGAACGGGCCGAGTCGGCCAGCCGTGCGAAGTCCGAGTTCCTTGCCATGATGAGCCACGAGCTGCGTACCCCACTTAACGGCGTGCTGGGAATGCTCGAGTTGGTCGCCGACGAACCCATGTCCGAGCGCCAGAAGGACTACATGCAGACGGCAAGGCGGGCCACAGAGGACCTGCTGACAGTGATCAGCGATATCCTTGACTATTCGCGGGTCGAACGCGGGACCCTGGTGCTCGAACATCGAAGCTTTGGCTTACGCCAGTTGATCGAGAACTGTATCGCCACGCATCGCCATGAATGCGAGGTGAAAGGCCTGGAGCTGGAAGCACGCTTTTCCCAGAACTGGCCCCGCGAAGGCCGGGTTCGGGGCGATGCCGGTCGGCTGCGCCAGGTACTCGCCGGCCTGCTCGATAATGCCATCAAGTTCACCGAGGAAGGCCATATCAGTGTCCGTTGCGAATGGCTGGAGGTGGAAGGTGAATCCATCTACCTCAGCTGCGAGGTCCGCGACTCCGGTTCCGGCATTCCCGCCGAATACATTTCGGGAATCTTCAACAGCTTTGAACAGGTGGACAGCTCATCCTCCCGGCGCTACGGCGGAACAGGCATGGGCTTGGCCCTGGTACAGCGGCTGATCGAATTGATGGGGGGGCATATCCGGGTAGATACAGATCTGGGCACCGGCTCCGCCTTCTACTTTGAGCTTCCATTCAGTGCAGCAGAAAGCGAAGGCAGTTCGGTCCCTCTGGCAACAGACGCCCCTTCCCAAGGCCTCGGGTCTGGCGAGACACTGAATCCGGCGCCCCGGACGGATTTACAGGAGACACCTCTGGCACTTGTGGTCGAGGATAATGAGGTTAACCAGCGCGTTGCATGCGCCCTACTCCGTCGATTCGGTTTCAAGACCATTAGCGCCGAAAATGGCGAGGTCGCCGTGAACCTGGTAACCGAGGGCCGCCACACCTATAACCTGATCCTGATGGACTGCCAGATGCCGGTGATGGACGGCTACGAGGCCGTCCGCTGCATCCGCGCCTGGGAATCGGCCCAGGAGAGGGAGCCATTGCCGATCATCGCATTAACCGCCGATGCGCTGCCCGGGACCGATCATGCCTGTCGCTCAGCGGGCATGAACGACTACCTGGCCAAGCCGGTACGCAAGGATAAATTAAGGAACGTCATCAATCGGTGGATGCCAATGCCGGACACCGGTATGGACGCTGAGTAG
- a CDS encoding ABC transporter substrate-binding protein has protein sequence MSELTHWVSKAKDVSRTIPLQVMFFAILVACLVPSMALSQQNGAAFPPTPQGQPDILLAGSDNRSFNLAFRDRLSAAFSRSIRIGPYTPDASRRLPDTLVVALGSAAVNEVMQQEPRPPLLALMVSNHQVEQYAGLGGAPFSALFHNPPLKRQALLGQQVLPHAATVSVLARPGEEHSYHELADELDAYGLELRVFTVKSSANLVATLNRALSFGDFLLGTPDPEIYNRQTIKHILLTTYRHNRILIGPERAFVQAGALASTFTPTEIIIENAASIIEQYLKQGDLPQTGYPEQFSVAFNQQVARSLNIPLPDRDVIVENLRALDAQKTGVGND, from the coding sequence ATGTCAGAATTGACGCATTGGGTCTCAAAGGCGAAGGATGTTTCCCGTACCATCCCACTCCAGGTGATGTTCTTCGCCATTCTTGTTGCCTGCCTTGTACCCTCAATGGCCCTCAGCCAACAGAATGGGGCCGCTTTCCCGCCGACACCGCAGGGGCAGCCTGATATCCTACTCGCGGGCTCTGACAATCGTTCCTTCAACCTGGCGTTCCGTGACCGCTTAAGCGCTGCGTTCTCCCGCAGTATCCGGATAGGCCCCTACACGCCAGATGCCAGCCGTCGTCTGCCGGACACCCTGGTTGTCGCGTTGGGATCGGCGGCCGTCAACGAGGTGATGCAACAAGAGCCCCGCCCCCCGCTGCTCGCGCTGATGGTCAGCAACCATCAGGTCGAACAGTATGCCGGGTTGGGAGGTGCACCCTTTTCGGCGCTCTTCCATAACCCACCGCTCAAACGTCAGGCTCTACTCGGCCAGCAGGTCCTCCCCCATGCCGCCACTGTATCGGTGTTGGCCCGGCCGGGCGAAGAGCATTCTTATCATGAACTGGCTGATGAGCTCGATGCCTACGGTCTCGAACTCCGGGTGTTTACAGTCAAGAGCTCGGCAAACCTGGTCGCCACGCTTAACCGCGCGCTGAGTTTCGGTGATTTCCTGCTCGGTACGCCCGATCCAGAAATCTACAACCGCCAGACCATCAAGCATATCCTGCTTACAACCTATCGCCATAACCGCATATTGATCGGTCCTGAACGTGCTTTTGTCCAGGCCGGCGCACTGGCGTCCACCTTTACGCCGACCGAAATCATCATCGAAAACGCCGCAAGCATCATAGAGCAGTATCTGAAACAGGGAGACCTGCCCCAAACAGGCTATCCCGAGCAGTTTTCAGTGGCCTTCAACCAACAGGTCGCAAGATCGCTGAATATTCCCCTTCCAGATAGGGATGTCATTGTCGAGAACCTGCGAGCGTTGGACGCGCAAAAAACAGGAGTGGGAAATGATTAG
- a CDS encoding TonB-dependent receptor plug domain-containing protein, giving the protein MTTIPSFFKYGALSILLTGLPLQVHAQDNTPFSSIPGDQGLLDDAEFSSNLEGDYDFVLEEPMPEVLTTTKLRQPKSRVPGTTTIIQGELIRQLGIRSLVEVFRLVPGMTVARVGSNKPVTSYHGTVAYDQRRLQVQIDGRTAYQPNLAGVEWQAMPVGLENIERIEISRGPNAAAYGINAFLGTINIITKSPAVTDGVNLRTSFGTGGYKTAYGSVGNVSDSYQWRLAYKRRQDDGFDSQIENDEEIPFHDGYAFNLVTYDAIKPLRGGDNVEIRLGYIEGVDEEDRFKTGDFQTQPDIDVDDYYIQARWNIVDSEQHFLHIQTSFQDYHHDQDWRWCPEDFDYCFTTNQDIEESRLEFELQDTYIFSQDIRLVSGMGYREDRVESDTYFNGKESNYQFRAFGNLEYTPIHWLTFNFGGNWETTTNIDKNFFSPRVAANIQLAENHTLRFVYSEAVRIPSTFEQNADWGYRMHNVQPADQYGTLEGQRFLEGVATYENRDPFDEERIISREISYFGQKRLGMGLLSLEVKYFHDHIRDVVSGLLSPEDWNLDNNVALDQQGFEVETSVEFRDTQLRATYAYMDQDGEYRGDAQTPPLTFDEKQKFIDLESRLTVEHSGSVAWIQSYPLDLTSATAFYWADSLKRNQFQRLDFRLAKAFHQPRFSYDLAFIMQHYLDDEPPQSEDNIIDDRNQFYVEAGLRF; this is encoded by the coding sequence ATGACGACTATTCCCTCGTTTTTCAAGTATGGGGCTCTATCGATCCTCCTTACAGGGCTTCCCCTTCAGGTACACGCTCAGGATAACACGCCTTTCTCTTCCATCCCTGGCGATCAAGGCCTGCTCGACGACGCCGAATTTTCTTCCAATCTGGAGGGCGACTATGATTTCGTGCTCGAAGAGCCCATGCCCGAGGTGCTCACCACCACCAAGCTGCGGCAGCCGAAATCCCGGGTGCCGGGAACGACCACCATTATCCAGGGCGAGCTGATCCGACAACTCGGTATTCGCAGCCTGGTGGAGGTATTCCGTCTGGTGCCGGGCATGACAGTCGCCCGAGTAGGTAGCAACAAGCCGGTAACCAGCTACCACGGTACCGTAGCCTACGACCAGCGGCGCCTGCAGGTGCAGATCGACGGTCGTACCGCCTACCAGCCCAACCTCGCAGGCGTGGAATGGCAGGCGATGCCGGTGGGCCTCGAGAATATCGAGCGCATCGAGATCAGTCGTGGGCCGAACGCGGCGGCGTATGGTATCAATGCGTTCCTGGGCACCATAAACATCATTACCAAATCCCCTGCGGTAACGGATGGTGTCAATCTACGCACAAGTTTCGGAACCGGTGGCTATAAAACGGCATACGGTTCGGTAGGTAACGTGTCCGATAGCTACCAGTGGCGCCTGGCCTATAAGCGCCGCCAGGACGATGGCTTCGACAGTCAGATCGAAAACGACGAGGAAATACCTTTCCACGATGGCTACGCCTTCAATCTGGTAACCTACGATGCCATCAAACCACTTCGCGGAGGCGACAACGTTGAGATCCGCCTCGGTTATATCGAAGGCGTCGACGAAGAAGATCGCTTCAAGACCGGTGATTTTCAAACCCAGCCCGATATTGATGTCGACGACTACTATATCCAGGCTCGCTGGAATATTGTGGACTCCGAACAGCACTTCCTGCATATCCAGACCAGCTTTCAGGACTACCACCACGACCAGGACTGGCGCTGGTGTCCGGAAGATTTCGACTACTGCTTTACGACTAACCAGGATATCGAGGAATCCAGACTCGAGTTTGAACTGCAGGACACGTATATCTTCTCCCAGGACATTCGGCTCGTCTCCGGAATGGGTTACCGGGAAGATCGTGTGGAGTCGGACACCTACTTCAATGGCAAAGAGAGCAATTACCAGTTCCGCGCCTTCGGAAACCTTGAATACACGCCGATCCACTGGCTGACGTTCAACTTTGGCGGCAACTGGGAGACGACGACGAACATCGACAAGAATTTTTTCTCGCCGCGTGTGGCGGCAAATATCCAGCTTGCCGAAAACCATACCTTACGCTTCGTCTACTCCGAAGCCGTACGGATCCCCAGCACCTTCGAGCAGAATGCGGATTGGGGCTACCGGATGCACAACGTTCAGCCGGCAGACCAGTATGGGACGCTGGAAGGTCAACGCTTCCTCGAAGGCGTGGCGACCTACGAAAACCGGGACCCATTCGACGAGGAGCGGATTATTTCACGCGAGATCAGCTATTTCGGTCAGAAGCGCCTGGGCATGGGGCTACTCTCGCTTGAGGTGAAGTACTTCCACGACCACATTCGCGATGTGGTTAGCGGTCTGTTGAGCCCCGAAGATTGGAACCTGGACAACAACGTCGCGCTCGATCAACAGGGTTTCGAAGTCGAAACCTCTGTCGAATTCCGCGACACCCAGCTACGCGCAACCTACGCTTATATGGACCAGGACGGCGAATACCGGGGTGACGCGCAGACGCCACCGCTGACCTTTGATGAAAAACAGAAGTTCATCGACCTCGAAAGCCGGTTGACTGTCGAGCATTCAGGCAGTGTGGCCTGGATACAAAGCTATCCTTTGGATCTAACGTCAGCGACGGCCTTCTACTGGGCGGATAGCCTGAAACGAAACCAGTTCCAGAGGCTGGACTTCCGCCTGGCAAAAGCTTTCCACCAGCCGAGATTCAGTTACGATCTGGCGTTTATCATGCAGCATTACCTGGATGATGAACCGCCGCAGAGTGAAGACAACATCATCGATGACCGCAATCAATTCTACGTTGAGGCCGGCCTCCGATTCTGA
- a CDS encoding LLM class flavin-dependent oxidoreductase — translation MILDPSDDEGVNVRAFSLLDLSPITQNSDARQALLNSRDLARHAEQWGYTRFWMAEHHNMTGIASAATAVALGFVAEGTRSIRVAAGGVMLPNHSPLVIAEQFGTLASLYPDRVDLGLGRAPGTDGATMMALRRDQVNAANQFPQDVQELLHYFEPERPGQRVRAVPGTGLRVPVWLLGSSLYSAQLAAALGLPFAFASHFAPDMLGDALRVYRERFEPSQFLDAPYAAAGINVFAGDTDEEGRRLMTSVEQQFVALRRGTPGPLKPPMDDPEQVGSVLERQQVAHALAESAVGSKATVATWVDRFIERTEVDEVIVTGQIFDHQARLESFRIAAEVLGERIDAVEAVGS, via the coding sequence ATGATCCTCGATCCGTCCGACGACGAAGGAGTCAATGTGCGCGCATTTTCCCTGCTTGATCTTTCTCCCATCACCCAGAACAGCGACGCCCGCCAAGCGCTGCTGAATTCACGGGACCTTGCCCGACACGCTGAGCAATGGGGATATACGCGTTTCTGGATGGCCGAGCACCACAATATGACCGGCATCGCCAGCGCTGCCACTGCCGTAGCCCTCGGTTTCGTTGCGGAAGGTACCCGCAGTATCCGCGTCGCGGCCGGAGGCGTCATGCTGCCCAACCATTCACCGCTGGTTATCGCCGAGCAGTTCGGTACGCTGGCGTCCCTCTATCCCGATCGTGTCGATCTGGGGTTGGGACGTGCCCCCGGAACCGATGGCGCCACGATGATGGCTTTGCGGCGAGATCAGGTGAACGCCGCTAACCAGTTCCCCCAGGATGTGCAGGAGCTGCTGCACTATTTCGAGCCTGAACGCCCAGGTCAACGGGTAAGGGCGGTACCGGGTACGGGTTTGCGGGTACCGGTATGGCTCCTCGGGTCGAGCCTTTACAGTGCGCAACTTGCGGCTGCGTTGGGCCTGCCTTTTGCCTTCGCGTCGCATTTCGCGCCGGACATGCTGGGGGATGCCTTACGCGTCTATCGGGAGCGCTTCGAACCCTCCCAGTTTCTGGATGCGCCCTACGCGGCAGCGGGAATCAACGTTTTCGCTGGCGACACCGATGAGGAAGGCCGCCGGTTGATGACCTCCGTCGAACAGCAATTCGTGGCGTTGCGGCGAGGCACGCCTGGACCGCTCAAGCCGCCGATGGATGATCCCGAGCAGGTAGGTTCGGTGCTGGAGCGTCAGCAGGTGGCGCATGCCCTGGCTGAGAGTGCCGTGGGGTCGAAAGCCACTGTAGCGACCTGGGTCGATCGCTTTATCGAGCGTACGGAAGTGGATGAGGTGATCGTCACCGGCCAGATCTTCGATCATCAGGCCCGGCTCGAATCCTTCCGGATTGCAGCCGAAGTGCTCGGAGAACGAATAGATGCTGTCGAGGCCGTCGGTTCCTGA
- a CDS encoding CBS domain-containing protein, producing MQVRYKMQKVDRFLLTTDTVEHAASLFRRNSPPVVPVIDSWCIRGLVTAEDMAEQTDPAIETRAFSVRGIMQSDVSCCRASDDWQAICRKYAGHVTGYLLVLDDAGHPVGTVTGQELMKGEKEGPAAWGLENELDEAVDETFPASDPISPAGGKL from the coding sequence ATGCAAGTGCGCTACAAGATGCAGAAAGTGGATCGTTTCCTGTTGACGACGGACACGGTAGAGCATGCCGCTTCGCTTTTCCGGCGTAACTCTCCCCCTGTCGTACCGGTCATCGATTCATGGTGTATCCGCGGTTTGGTTACTGCCGAGGACATGGCGGAACAGACAGATCCCGCGATTGAGACCAGGGCGTTCTCTGTAAGAGGCATCATGCAGAGCGATGTGTCCTGCTGTCGTGCGAGCGATGACTGGCAGGCTATTTGCCGCAAGTATGCGGGGCATGTCACGGGCTATCTGTTGGTTCTGGACGACGCCGGTCACCCGGTCGGAACGGTCACTGGACAGGAGTTGATGAAGGGCGAGAAGGAAGGTCCCGCCGCATGGGGGCTGGAAAATGAACTGGACGAGGCTGTCGACGAAACCTTCCCCGCCAGCGATCCGATTTCACCCGCCGGCGGGAAGCTTTGA